aaatttggacCGTTCCATTGATAACAAAGCTATGTATGACACTTTTTCTGCTTTTGGAAACATTTTAAGTTGCAAGGTAGCCCAGGATGAGAATGGCAGCAGCAAGGGCTAcggttttgttcattttgaaaCAGAAGAAGCTGCAAACAAATCTATTGAAAAAGTGAATGGAATGTTGTTGAACGGCAAAAAAGTCTATGTTGGCCGCTTTATCCCAAGGAAGGAAAGGGAAAAGGAACTTGGAGAGAAGGCAAAACTGTTCACTAATGTTTATGTAAAGAACTTTGGTGAAGATTTGACGGAAGAACAGTTGCGAAATATGTTTGAGAAGTATGGGAAGATTACCAGCTACAAGATAATGAGCAAGGATGATGGAAAGTCAAAGGGATTTGGCTTTGTAGCTTTTGAGAGCCCTGAGGCCGCTGAAGCTGCAGTTGAAGCCCTTAATGGTAAGTTAATTCATTCTAAAGCTAATTTTATATGATCCTTGATTTTTTCTACTATAATAGTATTATAACAATCTCAAgctttaatgttaatttttttttgagactataaaaaaggaattattGTTCTTATATGAACAAATGGGAAATCCTTATATCATACATTCTTTCCATGTCTTCTTTATAGGAAAGGAGATAGTTGAAGGAAAACCTCTCTATGTTGGTCGTGCTCAGAAGAAAGCAGAACGTCAGCAAGAATTGAAACGACGTTTCGAAGCCTTGAAAATGGAACGTTTAAACCGCTACCAAGGTGTAAACttatatgttaaaaatttggacGACACCATTGACGACGAACGTTTACGTAAAGAATTCGCTCCATTCGGAACCATAACTTCTGCTAAAGTAATGATGGAAGAAGGGCGTAGCAAGGGATTCGGTTTCGTATGCTTTTCTTCGCCCGAAGAGGCTACTAAAGCTGTAACTGAAATGAACGGACGTATTGTCGGTTCTAAGCCACTGTATGTAGCTTTGGCTCAAAGAAAGGAGGATAGGAAAGCACATTTGACCTCTCAGTACATGCAGCGCATGGCAAATATGCGAATGCATCAAATGGGACAATTCATACAGCCTGGAGCTTCAACCGGTTACTTTGTGCCCACTATTCCTGCTCCCCAAAGGTTCTATGCAGGTACTCAAATGGCTCCCATCAGAACTAACCCAAGGTGGCCTGCTCAAACACCTGTTAGACCAGGTGCCCAAGGGGGAGCCACCGCATACGCTAGTATGCCGAACACATTCAGGGCAACTACTCGGCCACCAAATCAAACTATGGGTATGCGTAGTAACATTAACGTTCCGAGACCGATTACAGGTAAGAATAAGGTTTAAACATACCGATATATCGATAATACGCATGGGGGTATAACAATATTAGCAaagaaatgttattaaaaaaaaaccttcagATACCCCTAAGCGAATTGGAGGAGGGAAGCATCGATATATCTAATTATAGCCCAGCCTCCTGTAAATTTGCAAGGACATTCACTTTCAGGGCAAACAGTTGTTGCTGCCGCAGCAGGAAGCCGCCGTAACGTGCTTGAAAATTGTCCTACAGGTTTCAAGTACACTGCGAACATGCGAAACCCGCCACAAGCCATGGGAACTTTGCCTGCTGCTCCAGTTCAGCAAGCTGTGCACATCCAAGGCCAAGAACCCCTTACTGCTACCATGTTAGCAGCTGCTCCACCACATGAACAGAAGCAAATGTTGGGAGAGCGCCTATTCCCATTGATTCAGCGCATGTATCCTGACTTGGCAGGCAAGATTACAGGTAGGGTTTAAAGCTTCTTTCGGAAATTGTCGGGTATATATTATTTGTTGGTTACAGGTATGTTATTAGAAATTGACAACACAGAGTTGTTGCACATGTTGGAACACAACGAATCCCTGAAGAACAAAGTGGAAGAAGCTGTTGCCGTATTACAGGCTCACCAAGCTAAGCAAGCGGCTATCAAAAAGGATTAATAAGGATTGattctttctttttcatttttggaattttaaagttttttcatttttttttgttttattaaggaataaaatttaaaaaaatgaataaacttattttattacatatataTAACGTAAAACTCCAAAATGTGAAGggtaaaattctgaaatttctcTTTGTAAGCAagagtttcaaaaattcaaacactaaACAAATGGAACGTTCGGCTGCTTCCtacttgaatttttgaaatgcgCTTTTTAAGACCGGAGAACGGTTCATTTTaacatataataataatgaaagatAACTAATAAGTTGTCTTTCATTATTATTCTCCGCTAAAAGCATGTACATGCATGCACTGTATTTTTTCGTGCAACATAGGCTTGTactagttaaaatttttaagttaatcaCGTAAAATCCCTTGTTGCGCGTTAAAAAAAAGCCGAATTGTATATTTCCAGttaaacaacaataaatttaaataattttataaaaatatttggtttGTGGCACTTTTGACATTAATAAACGTATTACTTATGATAAGAAGTTTTagtcaaaaatagttttaaataagTATATTGCCTTCATAGAATGCTGGCACAACAAACAACGAAGCTGTGTAGTTTTTATGCCTTAAAAAGTAGAAACCCTTGGTGTAATGTGGTTTAAATGTGCcgcagaaaataataattgacaTCATGACAATGAAAATTAGGGTGTGGTTTGAATATGCGCTATAGACCAATTTCTAAACGTGGCGGGTGCGCACTGATATATTCTCATTTTTGCAGAGCTATGCAATTCCCGAacttaaataactttttgacCTAGTCATAAATAGTGGACAATGTTGAAATAAAAGCACACAGGCGCCATGTGATGTTAATTTCATGGTTATCGCATCCCCGTTCTATAGGAATATGTAAgagtgacaaaaaaaatgttttcatattaatatctcaaaaaaatatgtcaatttcattggacaaaatttttgttttcatggGCACATGTCCTACAGAATCGGCCCTCATAGCACCCTTCATGGCAAAACAAGTATCGCAGAGTGTCCCTTCCGATTTCCGGATCTTTCGGTCTTGcatgaattaaaaaaggagAGAAAATCTTCCTGTAAACGTTCGGTCTGTAGATTGAACTCTCCTGTCTATGATCTGACGCATGACAGACAATAAGAAGGAGTTAACGCATGTCCGGTCGACCAAGCGTGATCCACTCAAATTCCGATAGTGAGAGGTGAATGTCAGCGAAAGAAACGGCGTAAAAATGCCTACTTAAATGGTGTAATATTTGCATAATGTCTACTTCAAGTGTTTGTATTTAATTACAGTGAAAAGATGTCTACTTTAACGTAATAATGATATGACTAGCGTAGGCATTGATGAAGTTTTGAGTCGATTATCTATTAAGTTTAACAGAATTGTTTATGATAGAGATTTTGTTGAATGTGTCAATGAAGATTTGCAACCGATTATTGATGAGAAGAGTAAATGTTGGTAAGTagattttctaatttgttaTGCCAACTAACACAACACACTGTTAAGAAGCACATGGCAGCATTATCCATAAAttctttattgaattaaaatctTTATAATCCAGATTGATttataaagtattattaaCCAACATTTGTTAAAATCATTGATTCATATTGTCAATGTTTTATCCataagtttcaaaatattccaaattacTTCCTGTACCTATAATTGGTATAAGTATTGGTCAGATTTTCTAGCCCTCTTAGAAGCCTTTCAATATATTCAAGAAACTTTATGCTACAACTACACTTTCCACTAGCAGTATAACATGGTATACATATCAAATAAAATGCTAAGTTGGCTACCCTTCActtatattatttgaaaaaaagttttaagccAGGATGTTAAAAGTTGAGGAAAaattaggtttttattttattgtgctGGACCTACTGCAAATGAAGctctaaaattatatatttatattatataataggTAGTACTTAATACCACAGTAAattgtctcaaaagttctttaATCTATTACCTAAATTTCATCTCTCTTGATGTTTCATCAAATTTTGGTCAGTTTCCTcatcaattaattttgattaattttgattttattttagatgtgataacatgaaattaaaaaaatacatatttttttagaattccaAGTGGTCCTGAATAATAAAACACCTTAACATTTGACCTTCAATCACTCACAAGGCAAATATAAGTGGTTCAAGAATAACTTAAAAgtattctaaaggtcattttaaaggtttatATAGAGGTTATTCAGCATCCTTTCACATTTAATTAATCTGATTTTTACCCAAATAATGtatgtaaaaataacaaacagtAAAGATAATCAGAAATATGGGATTttcacatacatatatattggGCAAAGAAGATAAGTTTAATCATGTAAATATAGTCTGTATGATAGCATATAGCAGTTACTTTCTTATTTGCACCAATCCAATAAAATTCACTCATGTGGAATATCAATTCCATGAATTTTCTCCTGGCAATAATCTATCAAGTAGAAGTTTTGGGATGAACTTGCCTAGTATAGTCGATAATGTATAAATTTAGATACAGAAACATAAATGACCTATTGGGTTTAtagtgatttatttttcttgatataGAACGTTCTAACATTCATTGACGATCTAACTAGTTATATCGTCTTATAACTCAAAACTAACTGTAGTGATGCAGAAACTTCGCAGGATTTCACCATACTTGTCATAACTTGTATCTAGTGTATGCACTTTAATATGGTGTGCATGAGGGTATGTAAAACAGTTAGAGCTATGAGGAGGATTAAATTAGCAAAAAGTTGCTTTTATGTTTGCCAAACAAGAATCTAAGATCgccttaatatattttctgtcAGATGCCTAAACCATAAGAATCCCATGTGTATCatgttaaattgaaaacatcGTATAGtagtaaatatataataaatacatatttgactgaaattcatttttgtagACGTTTCATTTGTAGTGTGGCCTGCAACCGCATCTTTCCTCTCGGAAGTCCCTACCTGTCTAACCCCAACCTTCCTGATGAAAGGAAtgttaagaattaaaaaatcaattaaatttcctttacatCATACATAAAAAGTGGCATTGATCTAGTTAATTGTTGCCATTCAGTAGAAAATCTTGCTTCTTTGCTTCAAGATTAAACGTTACATATAACACCgcatcaaaattatttaataacgcCCATTAAGTTACATTGTAACAAGGAAAAAGGAACTGGAATTCCAATTAATCGATGGTGAAAGTTACAGCATAACGTTTGATTATGTAAAACAAAACCCGCGTTGCCGCATTGTCTGTggagtttttattaaagattttatcatGGGTTGGACAGAATACATCCTCTACTTTTCGTCATCTTTTTGCCTAACTATTGGTTATTAGCATTAAATTGATAAACCTTGAAACAAGCAGGAACAAACAGGTTTTTATCGCAGAAGTGAAAAAGTGGGTATAATTTAATCGAACGGTTCAAAAATACGTTGCATGTATTATATTACTTGAACTGGAATTTAGGGAAACGTCTAGCAAATCATATAAAATCTCCAagactaaaaaatatatattgtatTGATTACTTATGCTAAGAGGCTAATGTAAAGTAACcccaaaatagcaaaaaatgtaaaaacattttcaggcGCAGAACTTTcagttaaattgaaaaattacccgcaaatgcgataatgatggTTTGATGGTTTTCTAATTGGAACAAATGATTCCTTACAGAATAAATTTCCGTTTTCGATGATATGGTAAAGAGTAAAAGTTATTTTGCTTAGGCTGGCAACGTTGCGGCAGTCGCAAGATTTTactttcattattattactttcagCGTTCTAGTCTTTCCGGCACTCAGTCCAAATTATCTAAGATTGGTTAAGTACcaggccaaattgtgcgatctTGCTGTTATATCATTGGGCAGTGGCAGTGCGAAGTCGGTTGGAATATGtcataagaaatattttttgtaagaTTCAGACATAGTGACTTTCGTGGAGTTTCATAAGGTGAGTGTaaagatttctttttttaggcCCAGTCCATCTGATGAGGATTTGAAAAAGAACTTAACACATTCCCAAATGAGTGAACACAGCGGCAAtacaacaaagaaaaaaagaccAGCTATTCAGTTGTATGTTCCACCTGCTCAAAGGAAGTCAAGGCCAAATGTAGCTAATCAACATCAAAAACCTAATAAAGATGAATGTCAGGTTAAAAATTGCCCGAGTAACGAAAAAGGGAGAGCATCAGCTAGAAACCAGGAGTGTCTTCATACAGACATAAGTGTGATAAATGGTGCAGAGACTTACGAAGAGGAAGCCATAGAAGAAACTTGCTACTGGACAGATTATATAGACTATTATCTAGATGTGGCGTACCCGTTCCCTCTTTTTAACTgcaattgttcaaaattatttctgtttaAAGAAGTATTTCCTAATGCAAAATTACTTATGTTTAgtatagaaagaaaaaaacactcATTTCACTGGATTAAATGTTTGGAGCAAAAAAACCAAATACTTCTTGATGCCACAAATTGTGAAAACAAAACGGTTCTAAATAAAGCAGAGGCGTTCTTAAAGGTGCTAATAACGAATATTTgatgtattaaaaatgaactgtttttaatttttttgtagagaatGTCCCAGTATAAGCGAATAGGTGTGTTATTTCATGATGTTTTGGACTTTAGGGAACACAAAATATTATCGGAAGAAGgcaccaaatttcaaaataaatattgtttatgtGGGAACAATATATTCATCTGCGTAGCTAATTATATTTCTCATTGTTACCATTCGGTACCTGATTTTAAACTGGAATTGGACAACCATTTACATTGTGTAAGCCTACTACTATGCTCTGGTAGGTACTTGCGAATTTTTTAACACTGCCAATTCTAGCTGGAAGATATTGATAGTGAATTATATCTAGAGAAATATATCAATCAACATACAAGTACAATAAACAGTAGTAGAGAGATTGAAGCtcttttgaataatattaGTCAAAAAGAGCTTAATGAGGAATTGAAGCCTAATTGTGATAATAAGATTAATGAAGAATGTGCCAAAAAAGAATCCAGTAGCAACGAAAGCTTTACTCAAGAAAGAATTTCAAAGCAATTCAATCAAGTTATCGTGTTGGACGAGCGAAAAGAGCCTCCAAAAATTGggtaaaattattcaaagatTCTCTCTCATAATATATGCatcaattataattaatattacagGCTCTGTGATGCTGCAGTAGAGAAGAAAAATAAGCAGAACGAACATGaacaagaaaaagaaatcATGAGAAGGACCaaacaaaacataaatagGAAGACGAGGCCAATTATGAAGTATGTAGATGATGACAATGATACcttaaatattggaaaaagcGACAATGTTAATAATTGGGAGGAATTATTGAACGATGAAGGAGAGTTGCATGAGGATATTTTTAGAGAGGTGAGggatatatatacatatatatatatatatatatatatatttaaagagAGATTATTAGTAttggtcaaattatgaaatatttgtgaGATTGTGTCAAGCAAATACATTTACATTTCAGTTGTTTcgggaaatttttatttgaattggcTATTTGCTTGGCTCTTAGCAGGCATGGACTATTAGGTCTTTCAAGTGAGAGGAAAATGtagcattttaatttaacaatttacaTGTTGCTTACttacttaaattatttgataattaaatgtgagaaaattttatttacgctagtGCTCAATTAGCCTGAAAATTAAAGATTATTGTCTTATAAACATATAGGTAATTTTAAGAACGacgtgtttattatttttcaatttgaccaTCATTTTCCTTCTCTCtaattgaatataattttttttttcagattgtTCAAAAAGTGGGCTCAGATGTAACAATTGTTAAAGCTGTGGAAGATTATTCAGCATATGCTTCAAAGCAATTAGAGGAATTAGAGCACATGGTGGAACTATACGATTTTCCTCCAACTATAGAAACCAAAGACGTTATGTCTGCTTTTAGTGAGATTCGCAGTGATGCCATGTATGTGAAGTGGGTAGACGATACACATGCAATTTTAGTCCTGGGCTCATCTTCACAAGgtttattttaactaatatattAACCatcaacaaaaattatgaCATTTCTAGCACAAAAAGCCATAGAGCTTTCAAACTCTCTAATCAAAGTCCGTCCAATGTCAGCAGCTAGTAAGCTAGCTTTAGAAAAGGCAAATCAATTTGACCTTAAACCTGCTATGAAGAGACCTCAGACCAACTTGCAGACTGCCCGGCGATTGATCACGTCACATTTGGGAGCGAGAAGTAATGTCAGTAAGGAACAAAGCGCGAAGGAGCGAGAAGACTTGCGGGTAGCAAAAggtaactaattttttttttaatgaaataataatttatattttcttttattttagaattaaaaaggAAAGCAAAACAGAACGAGAAAGACGCATGGGAAGGAAATCTTCGCtcatcaataaattaaaaatctcaatttctTTATCCGAAGGAAGTGCCTTAATCTCAATTTGACGTTTCATTACAAgccatttaaatattttatgaccaATATTCaacttttagtttttttcgcaataatttaaatacgtTTATTTACAAGTATGTTtcatgtatataaaattttacgtaTATTATATAGACATGGATTTGGATAAATGCGGTTGATTTATTGGATTTTATTGGTTAAGATACAACCGTACGcgtttaaatatataaaccCTCTACATCTGCGCCGTTAATATAAGCATACGCTGAGACAAATTGACACATCCCTACATATTATAATATGCGTCCTCT
This region of Euwallacea fornicatus isolate EFF26 chromosome 3, ASM4011564v1, whole genome shotgun sequence genomic DNA includes:
- the pAbp gene encoding polyadenylate-binding protein 1A translates to MNQGAPNYPMASLYVGDLHSDITEAMLFDKFSTAGPVLSIRVCRDLITRRSLGYAYVNFQQPADAERALDTMNFDLIKGRPIRIMWSQRDPSLRKSGVGNVFIKNLDRSIDNKAMYDTFSAFGNILSCKVAQDENGSSKGYGFVHFETEEAANKSIEKVNGMLLNGKKVYVGRFIPRKEREKELGEKAKLFTNVYVKNFGEDLTEEQLRNMFEKYGKITSYKIMSKDDGKSKGFGFVAFESPEAAEAAVEALNGKEIVEGKPLYVGRAQKKAERQQELKRRFEALKMERLNRYQGVNLYVKNLDDTIDDERLRKEFAPFGTITSAKVMMEEGRSKGFGFVCFSSPEEATKAVTEMNGRIVGSKPLYVALAQRKEDRKAHLTSQYMQRMANMRMHQMGQFIQPGASTGYFVPTIPAPQRFYAGTQMAPIRTNPRWPAQTPVRPGAQGGATAYASMPNTFRATTRPPNQTMGMRSNINVPRPITGQTVVAAAAGSRRNVLENCPTGFKYTANMRNPPQAMGTLPAAPVQQAVHIQGQEPLTATMLAAAPPHEQKQMLGERLFPLIQRMYPDLAGKITGMLLEIDNTELLHMLEHNESLKNKVEEAVAVLQAHQAKQAAIKKD
- the LOC136350739 gene encoding uncharacterized protein; amino-acid sequence: MTSVGIDEVLSRLSIKFNRIVYDRDFVECVNEDLQPIIDEKSKCCVLVFPALSPNYLRLVKYQAKLCDLAVISLGSGSAKSVGICHKKYFLPSPSDEDLKKNLTHSQMSEHSGNTTKKKRPAIQLYVPPAQRKSRPNVANQHQKPNKDECQVKNCPSNEKGRASARNQECLHTDISVINGAETYEEEAIEETCYWTDYIDYYLDVAYPFPLFNCNCSKLFLFKEVFPNAKLLMFSIERKKHSFHWIKCLEQKNQILLDATNCENKTVLNKAEAFLKRMSQYKRIGVLFHDVLDFREHKILSEEGTKFQNKYCLCGNNIFICVANYISHCYHSVPDFKLELDNHLHCLEDIDSELYLEKYINQHTSTINSSREIEALLNNISQKELNEELKPNCDNKINEECAKKESSSNESFTQERISKQFNQVIVLDERKEPPKIGLCDAAVEKKNKQNEHEQEKEIMRRTKQNINRKTRPIMKYVDDDNDTLNIGKSDNVNNWEELLNDEGELHEDIFREIVQKVGSDVTIVKAVEDYSAYASKQLEELEHMVELYDFPPTIETKDVMSAFSEIRSDAMYVKWVDDTHAILVLGSSSQAQKAIELSNSLIKVRPMSAASKLALEKANQFDLKPAMKRPQTNLQTARRLITSHLGARSNVSKEQSAKEREDLRVAKELKRKAKQNEKDAWEGNLRSSIN